From the bacterium genome, the window AGGGTCGGCCGACGGGAAAGGTCTGGTACTACGACCTGTCCGAACTGAAGATCCGCAAGAAGAATCCCCTGCTGCTCAAGCACTTCGAGGATTTCCTCCGACTGCTGCCGGCACGGGCGGACAGCGACCTGTCATGGACGGTAGACATGGACGAGCGCAAGCGCGTCGCGGCGGAGGACGCCCGGCCGCTCAAGGAGCAGTCCACGGCCAAAGGCCAGGAGGCCGCGCGGTGGTCGCAGCAGGTCGCCGAGCTGAAGAAGGCCCGTCCGCGCGACGATCGGGCCATCGAGGCTGCGCAGGCGAAGGCCAAGGAGCTGACGCGCGAGGCACGGGAGCTGGCCGCCAAGGCTAGAGAGATCGAGGACGCCATCTACGACCTGAAAGCCGTCAATCCGCACAAGAAGCCGATCGTGGATACGCGAACCCCAGAGGAGCTGCTGGAGATCATCGAGACCAAGGGCAGGGAAGTGGCGGCGGCCTTGGCCGAGCTGCGGTTGAAGACGCATTGCTGACCTTGCGCTCTGAAAGAGCTGCGCGCAGCGGCTGTCAGCGCCGGGAGCGCTCCTCCGTTGCTTATCTCTGAGGGCCCCCCTCCTTCGGACTTCGAACAGATACGAGCTCGAGCTCGAAGATGAGCGTCTGATTCGGTCCGATGCGGGCGTCGCCACCTCGCTCGCCGTAGGCGAGATGGGGCGGGATGAAGAGCTGCCACTTGGAGCCTTCAGGCATGAGCTGCAATGCCTCCTTCCAGCCAGGAATGACTGCCGTGACCTTGAAGGACGCTGGTGTTTCGGCCCCGGAGCTGTCCAGTTCGGTCCCGTCGAGCAGCGTACCCCGGTAGCGACACTCCACGGTGTCCGCTTCCGCGGGCTTCGCACCGTCGCCGGACGTGAGGATCTTGTACTGCAGTCCGCTCGGCAAGGTCACCACCCCTGTCTTCGTCCTGTTCTCCGCGAGGAAGGCCTCCCCCTTCGCCTTGTTCTCCGCCGCCACGATCTTCATGACCTCAGCCTGCCTGCGGCTCAACTCATGTCGAA encodes:
- a CDS encoding FKBP-type peptidyl-prolyl cis-trans isomerase, which gives rise to MTRKSTTLKWLAVLGVALLASQAGAEETPVLKTLKEKVNYGIGVDLARSLKRQGIETDADLVMKGLKDGLAGEKLLVPEEDLNTIMIAFRHELSRRQAEVMKIVAAENKAKGEAFLAENRTKTGVVTLPSGLQYKILTSGDGAKPAEADTVECRYRGTLLDGTELDSSGAETPASFKVTAVIPGWKEALQLMPEGSKWQLFIPPHLAYGERGGDARIGPNQTLIFELELVSVRSPKEGGPQR